CCTCCGGGCTGCTGGGCAATATCGGGCAGGCGAATTACGGCGCGGCCAAAATGGGCATCGCCGGGCTGTCGCGGATCGTGGCGATGGAGAACGCCAGCAAGAATATCACCTGCAACGTCATCTGCCCCTCGGCGGATACCCGCATGACCCGCGCCGTGCCGACGCCGAAGGATCCGGCCGCCGCCGCGATCCGTGAAGAGCGCCTGCGCCGCAGCCCCGCCGACGCGATTGCGCCGCTCTGCACCTTCCTCGCGTCGGAAGGCGCCGGTTATGTCAACGGCCAGATCTTCCATCAGCGCGGCTCGGAACTGTCGCTCTACAGCCAGCCCCGTCCGGTCAAGATGGTGCACAAACAGTATGGCTGGACGCCGGAAGCGATCGCCGAGGTCGCCATGCCGTCGCTGAAGAACAATTTCTTCGAAATGGGCGATTCCCGCGCGGTCCATCCGGGCACGCCGCTGGAATAGGCGCC
The Alphaproteobacteria bacterium genome window above contains:
- a CDS encoding SDR family NAD(P)-dependent oxidoreductase → MGMLDGRVAICTGSGRGVGKEVAKMFAANGAKVVVNDPGVGGGGEGGGTDPAQETVNEIKAAGGEAVANFGSVAKYEDCLDMVTQARDEFGGLHILFNPAGILRDRMFHKMSPDDWQAVMDVHLNGHFNFFRSAINLLRDQEYGRLIMVGSTSGLLGNIGQANYGAAKMGIAGLSRIVAMENASKNITCNVICPSADTRMTRAVPTPKDPAAAAIREERLRRSPADAIAPLCTFLASEGAGYVNGQIFHQRGSELSLYSQPRPVKMVHKQYGWTPEAIAEVAMPSLKNNFFEMGDSRAVHPGTPLE